Proteins from a single region of Primulina tabacum isolate GXHZ01 chromosome 5, ASM2559414v2, whole genome shotgun sequence:
- the LOC142547346 gene encoding uncharacterized protein LOC142547346 has translation MGSSHWMKMRVVSSSLFVVLFVVISMVSAETSGIRFLLDANATGGQRHSEEYCAMYDICGTRSDGKVLNCPFGSPPVKPGDLLSAKIQSLCPRITGNVCCTAAQFDTLRTQVQQVIPFLVGCPACLRNFLNLFCELTCSPYQSQFINVTSIAKVRKNLTVDGIDFYIADTFGQGLFDSCKEVKFGTMNTRAIDFIGAGARNFHEWYTFLGKKASPGAFGSPYAINFLSSPPESSMMKPMNVSAYSCGDTSLGCSCGDCPSSAVCLNYAPLSPPKKGSCSVRIGSLKAKCIEVSVAILYIVLVSLFLVWAFFHRKRKGSPMSRTKPLINVPNSGIVRHVNSQKDENIPMQMLEDVPQVTNGVQLSIVQGYMSKFYRRYGTWVARNPVLVLCSSVAIVLLLCVGLIRFQVETRPEKLWVGPGSRVAEEKQFFDSQLAPFYRIEQLIIATIPDSPHGKAPSIVTESNINLLFNIQKRVDAIRANYSGSMVSLTDICMKPLGKDCATQSILQYFKMDSGNYNSFGGIDHVEYCFQQYSSADTCLSAFKAPLDPSTSLGGFSGSNFSEASAFIVTYPVNNAIDKEGNDTKRAVAWEKAFIQLAKEELLLMVQSRNLTLAFSSESSVEDELKRESTADAITILISYLVMFAYISLTLGDTRRFSSFYISSKVLLGLSGVMLVMLSVLGSVGFFSAIGVKSTLIIMEVIPFLVLAVGVDNMCILVHAVKRQQFELPIEGRISSALVEVGPSITLASLSEVLAFAVGSFIPMPACRVFSMFAALAVLLDFLLQVTAFVALIAFDFLRAEDNRIDCFPCFKVSNSKADQDKGVHLQKPGLLARYMKEYHAPFLNLWGVKLVVICVFVAFALASIALCTRIEPGLEQQIVLPRDSYLQGYFNNISEYLRIGPPLYFVVKNYNFSSESRQTNQLCSISHCDSNSLLNEIARASLVPESSYIAKPAASWLDDFLVWLSPEAFGCCRKFTDGTFCPPDDQPPCCSPNDGPCGLSPVCKECTTCFRHSDLQNDRPTTSQFRDKLPWFLSALPSADCAKGGKGAYTGSVQLKGYEDGVIQASAFRTYHTPLNKQVDYVNSMKAARDFSSRMSDSLKIDIFPYAVFYMFFEQYLNIWKTALINLAIAIGAVFVVCLVITCSLWTSAIILIVLAMIVVDMMGVMAILNIQLNAVSVVNLVMSVGIAVEFCVHITHAFLVTSGDRNQRMQEALTTMGASVFSGITLTKLVGVLVLCFSRTEIFVVYYFKMYLALVLLGFLHGLVLLPVLLSVFGPPSRCVLIEKQEDRPSTSS, from the exons ATGGGCTCTTCACACTGGATGAAAATGAGGGTCGTCTCGAGTTCCCTGTTTGTG GTCTTGTTTGTTGTGATATCTATGGTGAGTGCGGAGACGTCTGGTATAAGGTTCCTGTTAGACGCCAATGCAACGGGAGG ACAAAGACATTCTGAAGAGTACTGTGCCATGTATGACATTTGTGGAACTCGCAGTGATGGTAAAGTTCTGAACTGCCCTTTTGGTTCTCCGCCAGTCAAG CCCGGTGATTTGCTGTCAGCAAAGATTCAAAGTTTGTGCCCAAGAATTACTGGAAATGTCTGCTGTACGGCGGCGCAGTTCGATACTTTACGAACACAAGTTCAGCAA GTGATTCCTTTCCTTGTAGGCTGTCCAGCATGCTTGAGAAATTTCCTGAATCTATTCTGCGAACTTACATGTTCTCCTTATCAGAGTCAGTTTATTAATGTGACTTCTATTGCCAAG GTTAGGAAGAATTTGACCGTGGATGGTATTGACTTTTACATAGCCGACACTTTTGGGCAAGGATTATTTGATTCTTGCAAGGAAGTAAAATTTGGTACCATGAATACTCGAGCCATAGACTTTATCGGAGCTGGTGCTAGAAATTTTCATG AGTGGTACACATTTCTGGGAAAAAAAGCAAGCCCTGGTGCATTTGGATCACCATATGCTATCAATTTTTTGTCGAGTCCCCCTGAGTCATCCATGATGAAGCCTATGAATGTGTCCGCATATTCATGTGGGGACACTTCCTTAGGTTGTTCATGTGGTGACTGTCCTTCATCTGCTGTTTGTTTGAATTATGCTCCTCTTTCTCCTCCCAAGAAAGGTTCATGTTCAGTAAGAATCGGGTCTTTAAAG GCAAAATGTATTGAAGTTTCCGTAGCGATTCTGTACATAGTACTGGTCTCCTTATTTCTTGTATGGGCTTTCTTTCACAGGAAAAGAAAAGGAAGTCCCATGTCTAGAACTAAGCCATTGATCAATGTTCCCAACAGTGGTATTGTTCGGCACGTTAACAGTCAAAAAGATGAGAATATTCCCATGCAG ATGCTTGAGGATGTTCCCCAAGTTACTAATGGAGTGCAACTTTCAATAGTTCAAGGTTACATGTCAAAGTTTTACAG GAGATATGGGACATGGGTGGCTAGGAATCCAGTACTGGTATTGTGTTCATCAGTGGCAATTGTTCTTTTGCTTTGTGTGGGTCTTATTCGTTTTCAAGTAGAGACAAGGCCTGAAAAG CTATGGGTAGGTCCAGGAAGTAGAGTTGCTGAAGAGAAACAATTCTTTGATAGCCAACTTGCACCTTTCTACAGAATTGAGCAG CTCATTATAGCAACAATTCCGGACTCTCCTCATGGAAAAGCACCTAGCATCGTGACAGAGAGCAATATCAATTTACTATTTAATATACAGAAAAGG GTGGACGCGATCAGAGCTAACTATTCTGGTTCAATGGTATCTCTGACAGACATTTGCATGAAACCACTTGGCAAGGATTGTGCCACGCAGAGCATTCTTCAG TATTTTAAGATGGATTCTGGAAATTATAATAGTTTTGGAGGTATTGATCATGTCGAATACTGCTTCCAG CAATATTCCTCAGCAGACACATGCTTGAGTGCATTTAAAGCTCCCCTTGATCCAAGCACCTCTCTTGGAGGTTTTTCAGGAAGTAATTTTTCAGAG GCTTCTGCATTCATTGTGACCTATCCTGTGAACAATGCCATCGACAAAGAAGGGAATGACACCAAAAGAGCTGTGGCATGGGAGAAAGCTTTCATTCAGCTAGCGAAG GAGGAGCTTCTACTGATGGTTCAGTCTAGGAATTTGACACTTGCATTTTCATCAGAAAGCTCTGTTGAAGATGAATTAAAAAGAGAAAGCACTGCAGATGCTATTACCATCTTG ATCAGCTATCTCGTAATGTTTGCGTACATATCTCTGACACTTGGTGATACTCGTCGTTTCTCTTCCTTTTATATTTCCTCCAAG GTATTGCTTGGCCTTTCAGGAGTTATGCTTGTCATGCTCTCAGTTCTTGGATCAGTTGGGTTTTTCAGTGCAATTGGTGTGAAATCAACACTTATAATAATGGAAGTCATTCCTTTCCTTGTTTTAGCT GTTGGGGTGGACAACATGTGCATATTGGTTCATGCAGTTAAACGCCAACAGTTTGAATTGCCAATAGAGGGACGCATTAGTAGTGCACTTGTTGAAGTTGGGCCatctattacattagcttctcTCTCAGAGGTACTGGCATTTGCCGTCGGAAGTTTTATTCCAATGCCAGCTTGCCGTGTATTTTCCATGTTTGCAG CACTGGCTGTCCTCTTGGATTTCCTTCTGCAAGTCACTGCTTTCGTCGCCTTGATTGCTTTTGACTTTTTGAGAGCAGAGGACAACAGGATTGATTGTTTTCCTTGCTTTAAAGTATCTAATTCAAAAGCTGACCAGGACAAAG GCGTCCATCTGCAGAAGCCTGGTCTGCTAGCTCGGTATATGAAG GAATATCATGCTCCCTTTCTGAATCTTTGGGGTGTAAAATTAGTGGTTATCTGCGTCTTTGTTGCTTTCGCACTGGCAAGCATA GCATTATGTACAAGAATTGAACCTGGTTTAGAACAGCAAATCGTTCTACCTAGAGACTCATATCTTCAG GGTTACTTCAATAATATTTCAGAATATCTCAGAATAGGACCGCCACTCTATTTTGTCGTGAAAAACTACAATTTCAG TTCAGAATCAAGACAGACTAACCAGCTGTGTTCCATTAGCCATTGTGATTCTAACTCTCTTTTAAATGAG ATTGCTAGAGCATCTTTAGTACCCGAATCAAGTTATATAGCTAAACCTGCAGCTTCATGGCTTGATGATTTTCTAGTTTGGCTCTCTCCTGAAGCTTTTGGTTGCTGCAGGAAATTCACAGACGGGACCTTTTGCCCACCAGATGATCAG CCTCCATGCTGTTCGCCAAATGATGGCCCTTGTGGTCTAAGCCCTGTCTGCAAAGAATGTACTACG TGTTTTCGGCATTCTGATTTACAAAATGATCGTCCAACTACATCACAATTTCGGGACAAGCTTCCGTGGTTCCTCAGTGCTTTACCTTCTGCTGATTGTGCCAAAGGTGGAAAAGGAGCTTATACAGGCAGTGTTCAGCTTAAAG GCTATGAAGATGGAGTCATTCAAGCCTCGGCATTTCGTACATACCACACTCCGCTTAATAAACAA GTTGATTATGTCAACTCAATGAAGGCTGCACGAGATTTCAGTTCAAGAATGTCGGATTCTTTAAAG ATTGACATCTTTCCCTATGCAGTATTCTACATGTTCTTTGAGCAATACCTTAACATATGGAAGACGGCATTGATCAATCTTGCCATAGCTATTG GTGCGGTTTTTGTTGTTTGCTTAGTGATAACATGCAG TTTGTGGACATCAGCCATAATTCTAATTGTTTTGGCAATGATAGTTGTGGATATGATG GGTGTAATGGCTATCCTGAATATACAACTGAATGCAGTGTCAGTCGTGAATCTTGTAATGTCAGTGGGTATTGCTGTTGAATTCTGTGTGCATATAACACATGCTTTCTTG GTGACTAGCGGAGATAGGAATCAACGGATGCAGGAGGCTCTTACAACAATGGGGGCTTCTGTATTCAG TGGAATCACACTTACAAAGCTTGTCGGAGTGCTTGTTCTTTGCTTTTCGAGAACGGAAATTTTTGTG GTTTACTATTTCAAAATGTACCTTGCTTTGGTGCTGCTTGGTTTCTTGCATGGGCTTGTACTTTTGCCT GTTCTATTAAGCGTGTTTGGTCCACCATCAAGGTGTGTGCTCATCGAGAAGCAAGAAGATCGACCATCTACGTCCTCGTAG